In Lactuca sativa cultivar Salinas chromosome 5, Lsat_Salinas_v11, whole genome shotgun sequence, the DNA window GTTAAGAAAATTATTGTAGATAACTCCaccctattttaatatatatatatatatatatatatatatatatatatatatatatatatatatatatatatatatatatataatgttttttcTTGGAAATATttctcttttaatcacaaatgatATGTATGTGTTGTGTTACCAAAAAACAAGATTAATATTTCTCGAGGTTAAATGCCGGGTGAAGGAAATTCCAACATACAAAAAAACTCAAATCgccaagggcaaaatggtcaatcACCGGAAAAACCTCAAAACCCGAGTTATATTTTGATGAACCAATTAGAGGTTCTTTTATTGGGAATTCATGTTAAGGTGAATGATATGTCACCATAGATCCACATATTGTTTTTATCATTATGTGTTTCAAGTCAATGCTTATTACCTCCCCTGTTGGTTTACTTATTTTGAATATATCTCCCCTTTATTTGTACAATAACAAACATTTATATTTTGATGATTCTGTTGAATTTTATGTGAAACATGTTGTTTTTTGCGGGTTACAATGACGGATCAGTAGACATTTAGTTGTTTTTCTTTTGCTTATATTAGTTTGGATATGGGTAGAAGAATAACATATGTTTCATGGTTTCAATGTTTGCCCCCCAAGTGACTTAACAATCAATTACAACTATGAACTAAATGCCAAATATAAACATGTTTTGCAATTTTCCCCAACCCGTAGCGAAGCGAGGGCATTCCTTctagttattattaatattattatttattattattattatttataaaaatacatttatatataaatattaataaaaatatatttacatatgaataCATATAAAAACTCATCTATGCGTATAAAAACATATATAACGTTTTTATGTGTAGAATTTCGTATAAAAACATTCgacatataaataaataaataaataagtaaaacgTACAAATgtgtatattatttaattattccagcaataataataataataataataataataataataataataataatggtatttattatttaattattccacGAAAATACACATTAGATGTATAAAGCTAGGAGTTGTAACACAAAAGTCATTGCAGCTTGTTGGAAGAAGCTCTTGCCCTTTGTTTGCGAGACCCAGTTCGATTCTTATTGGCAGCAACATTTCGTTTTAGCTTTGTGTTTTTCCCATCAATGAAGCAGCGCTAACGTGGCTGACATGGGCAAGCCACGTCAGCTCCAACTCACCCTCTTCACTCCACTCAGTTAAGCTGTAACCGGCCCTAGAAGGTCAAACCCAGCTCCAACTCACCCTCTTCACTCCACTCAGTTAATTGTGGAAAACACTCACAATACGGACTCTGTCCTAACTGGCAACATAAATCTGCATAGGATGCCTCTCCAATGCATTAAGAGGAAACATGATTCAAAAGCATAATGTAAAATAATCAGACAAAACAATAAATAGATACATACCAGCAACTAAGTCCGACGCACTATGGCCTCCTCAACCGTCATCTGAAAAGCACGTCCTCCAGGACGTCATAGAACTCACTATCCCAattgagaggtccagagaagaGATGGAAATGGACATTGAAGTGAGCAGAAGCCAGATTGTAAGGCTGGAAGTGTAGATCTTCGGATTCGAGAATAACACCATTGcaatcacaagaaaagtacctaacaGAAACATGATTCAAAAGCATAATGTAAAATAATCAGACAAAACAATAAATAGATACATACCAGCAACTAAGTCTAACGCCACTATGGCCTCCTCAACCGTCATCTGAAAAGCACGTCCTCTAGCTCTCAGGACGTCATAGAACTCACTATCCCAattgagaggtccagagaagaGATGGAAATGGACATTGAAGTGAGCAGAAGCCAGATTGTAAGGCTGGAAGTGTAGATCTTCGGATTCGAGAATAACACCATTGCAATCGAATACTAGAGCTTCCATTGCCCCAACGTTCCAATTGATTTTTCTCATATCTTGTTTGTAGTTTGATTTTTTCTTGAATAGTCatgtttgtagagagagagagagagagagagagagagagagagagagagagagagagagagaggtgggcccaaattaattaattcttttctttttcctttaaattaaaatgaaaaaacataaaaagtaTATAAGAAAGGAcattttagtcttttcagttttCCAATGGACCAAAATCACAAGCAAACATGGTCAAAAGGATTGCGAAACCAAAAATGTCGGGTTTTGGACTAAAACCtccaaaaaatgcataccacagggaccatttttgcaattttgtcaatgcAATTAAGTAATTAACACAAATGAAGTGGTAATAAATTTGCTAACACCACTTAAAGTTATCAATTACCTTTCGGTCTCATGATTCGATTTAAAAACATTCACTCGTATCTCTATGCAGTTCATAAAATTAAAAGGGAAAATGACCTTTGAGGGTAATAAAGTATTCGTATTGTATTCATTAGGTCCTTTATCTTTTTTTTGTCTTTATTATACCATTGAACTTATAATCCCTGTTCACCAAAACCACCGCGACCGGTTATCTCCTGTTTTACCGGTTACCACATTTAATTAGAGATGACATGTCTTATTACGTGGAATTGTCTTATTACGTGGAATTAGAACACATTTAATTACGTTTCTCTTTCACCCTGACAGTTAGGGTTCGTTTTAATTGAGGGAAGAAAAAGTTCAATCGAAGCATACGGTTTGGAAATTGAAGAGAACTGGTGAATGCGAGTGTTATAGTGAAGAAGATGGCCTCCGATTCCAAACAAAGTAAGTATTTAACAGTTTATATACATTATAATGGTTTATTCGCACGAAAACCATTAGTGTACTTGAACGCTGTTGTTGTTTCAATCTGTGATGTCGATTTTGGTGCAATGGATTTCAAAGACTTTAACTTGTTCATTGCAAAGTTGATTGAAGGCAGTTGTGATAATGTATATTATTGCACTAGAAATGAACCATTGGCAGAGGGTATTAGGAGAATTAGGAATGATGCTGACTACTTTGAGTTTATTGAAACGGGTTATAGTGATGAAGCCGGTCTAAGAATGAATGTGTATATAGACCACGAAAATGAACCTGTACTTGATTGGGCTGATATGGAAGTAATGGAAGATGATGAAGGGCATTATTCTGAGGAAGACCTGGATGATGATATAGATTCACAACTTTCTGATGATGTTCCATATGAGCATGAAGCAGATGATTACATTCCTTCTCTTGACAAGACTATTGGTGATGAATTCTTACATCGGGTGTCAGGTATGTGTAAGGATATAGATGATGAGGCTGAAACTGATGAGGTTGAAACCAAGAATGGAGATGACAAACCAGTGTACCCTATCCATAATGAGAACCTGAAATGGGACAAAATGGTGCCAATTCTAGGTATGAGATTCTCTAACCCCATGGAATTGAAAATTTGTTTGACTAATTATGCAGTGAAGAATGGGTACaacctttattttgaaaaaaatgataGTCAGAGGTTATTAGTGAGATGTTGTAAAGAGAACAAGAACCCCTCTTGTCCTTTTAGACTGTGGGCTTCCTGGATGAGCAGTGAAAGGTCTTTCCAAATTAAGTCATTAGTTGATGAACATAACTGTTCAAGAGTCTTCAAACTTGGTTCCATTGTAACATATAAATGGATTGGAATGCATTTTAAGAATCAACTTGTGAAGAACCCTAAAATGAGCATAAGGAAAATGAAGGCCAAAGTGAGTACAAAGTTTAACTTGATTGTTAGTGTCACTCAATGTAGAAATGCTAGGAGATATGCTTTGGATGAGATAGAGGGTAGTTTGATAGAACATTATGGTAAAGTATGGAGTTATGGAGAAGAAATAATGAGGACAAATCCTGGTTCAACAGTAAAGATAGATGTGAATGTCATGCCTGATTCCACAACCTacttttctaaaatgtatgtttgtTTTAAGGGTGTGAAGGATGGTTGGATTGCAGCATGTAGGAGGGTAATAGGGGTAGATGGTTGTTTTTTAAAGGGTATATGTAGAGGCCAACTGTTAGCAGCTATGGGTAGGGATGCAAACAACCACATCTTCCCTATTGCATGGGCTGTGGTGGAAGTTGAAAATAAGGAAACATGGAAGTGGTTTCTTGACCTCCTTCTGGATGACATTGAAATGGGAATTGGTCATGGATTGACCCTCATATCAGACCAACACAAGGTATATttctgttttgttttgtttaagttgAATGTTTTTGTTATGTCATCTATTTCATGCTTTCTTTCAGGGATTAATAGAGGCTGTCAAAGAAAGGGTTCCAGCAGCAGAGCATAGACAATGTGCTAGGCACATCTATGCTAACTTCAAGAAAAGATTCAAAGGTGAACAATATAGGAAGTTGTTTTGGGCAGCAGCTGCTAGTACTACTCAACCAAAATTTGAGGCAGAAATGAATTCCATAAAAAAAATTGACCCTTTGGCTTATGAACACCTCATGGAAAGGGACCCTAAAAGTTGGTGCAGGGCATTCTTTGAAGTGGACAGGGCTTGTGATGCTTATGAGAATGGCATATCAGAAAGTTTCAACTCTATTATTGATCTTGCTAGGAAAAGGCCACTCATCACCATGTTGGAAGAGTTAAGGATTTATGCAATGGAGAGGATGTATAAAATGTTGCAAGAGGGACAAAGTTGGGGGAATTTAAAAATATGTCCATCTATAAGGTTTAAGATATCAAAGCTAAAGAaacagcaaaggtatgatataacttctattatattaatattatatgtctCATATATAAGATTAATAGAACTTCTTATTTTTTTGGGCAGATTTTGGGGTGTTATACCATCTGGGATACAACAATATGAAGTTAGGATTGGAAATGATGGATATGCTGTGGACCTTAACAACAACACATGTGGATGTAGATCTTGGCAAGTATCAGGTATCCCATGTGTGCATGCAGTGGCAGCCATTTCATACCTTAACAGGAATGCAGAGGATTATGTTGCACCATGGTTCCATACAGCCATGTTCTTGACTTGTTACAACCATACCATTAACCCACTTAATGGTAGTTCCATGTGGCCTGAAGCTCCCTACATGAAGCCATTGCCTCCTCAAAAAAGAAGGTTACCAGGAAGGCCAACCCTTAAAAGGAAAAAAGATCAATCTGAGATGGAAAGCAAGGGGAAAACAAGGCATACTATCTCAAAAGCAGGTTCAGTTAATAGATGCACTATTTGTAGAGAAAGGGGCCACAATAGATCAACATGTCCTACTAGACCAGCAGATGTAGCATCCACTTCAAGGCCAAAAAACAAGAaacctaaaaaatgtaaaaaagagAAAGGTATGCTATTAAAACAATATAATTTAAATGGAACATCCAACTCATTAGCTACATATTTGTATAGCAGGTAAAGTGGAACCAGTTCAAGTGGATCCAGTTCAAGCAGATCCAGTGGATCCAGTTCAAGTACCAGCTCCACAGGTTGATCCAGTTCAAGCAGATCCAGTGGATCCAGTTCAAGTACCAGCTCCACAGGTTGATCCAGTTCAAGCAGATCCAGTAGATCCAATTCAAGTACCAGCTCCACATGTTGAACCAGTTCAAGAAGATCCAGTGGATCCACTTCAAGTACCAGCTCCACATGTTGAACCAGTTCAAGCAGATCCAATGGATCCAGTTGATGTACCAGCTCCTCCAGTGGATCCAGTTCAAGTAGATGATCCACATCCAGATGTTGATGTCCCTGCTCAACCAGTTGCAACTAGACAGAGGATACGAAAATACTCAGAAAGAATTACCAAGATAGGGTTGAGAAGGaaggttttgaagaaagaaggaagcACTGGACACAACCCAATGGTGTTGGAATGATTTTATTTGGAAAGACAAACTTTTAGTCTTATAAATATGTAATTGGGAAAAATTTAAGAATCATGGCACATGGCACATCTTTTGACATATTAGGACAACTGTGGGCACAGCTTTTGTAATAGTGCACATGCTGATGGAATATTACAACTTTGTCTTTTATCTATATGCTTTGGTGTACGGTTATTTGCATATAGATTGTTTAATCTTATATTATCTATCATAAATCAAGTAAATTTAGTATTACTACATTAAGCAAagtttggtgttgttgttgttgttaatctGGACCATATTACCCTTGGATCACATCACCACATTGACAATTGATTACTGCCAAATTTAAtatggaccattttacccttggatcACATCAAGACATTAACAATTGATTAATGCCAAGATttagtcttaatacattaagaaatGTTTGATGTATCCAATGTGGTTAAtctggaccattttacccttggatcACATCAACACAATAACAATTGACTGCCAAATTTAATcgggaccattttacccttggatcACATCAACACAATAACAATTCACTGCCAATTTTAATctggaccattttacccatgcATCATGTCCAATTCATTAaccttttaaacaaattaatactTTTTGGAAAGCACTCAAAACATCAAACTATCATTAATCAAAAAGATTTAGTCATAATACATCAAACTATCATTAATAAAAAAGATTTAGTCATAATACATCAAACAAATTACAACATTAAGGATTACATTTAGTCTTTGAATACAACTAAACTAAGGGTTAAATTAAGGGCTAAACTACTTCTTAAACACAAACAACAGAAACAACACAATCATCACAACTTTATGAGTAAATAGCTTccatttgaatttttcaaactcTTGTCTAACAACCAAATTTTCTTGTTCTATCTTCATCTTACATATGCTGATCTCGTTTTCCAATATAGAAACTTTGAGGGTTAAATTGCACGGTTCTTTTTTGTCCTTCCCAGAATTGACTTCATTTTCAGGGGTTTCAGGCTCCAACCATTCCCAGAACTTGCATTTTGGTCCTTCATTCTTGAAAAAAGTAACAAATTGGTTAAAGAAAGAAGATTAAACGAAAAGTAAAAAACAATTGCTTTACCATGGAGTTTGGGCACAATCTGAATTTTTTTCCTGGATTGTCTTTAGTTCGTGAAGTTCGTACACGAGATGGCAACCCACAGTAACAAGGGTTTTCAGGTTGAAATTCAACATTTCGTTTGGAagaaatagaagaagaagaagaagacatgtCGATCTAGGGCAAGAACGGGCAAGAACGATGCAGTACTGTAACTTTGCAATTAATAAGCCCAGTTTATGGCACATAATGCCACGTAATATCCACATAAGTAGTAACCTacaacaaccggtatcaagggTTTTGGTGAACAGGGATTATAAGTTCAATGGTATAATAAAGACAAAAAAAAGATAAGGGACCTAATGAATACAAGACGAATACTTTATTACCCTTAAAGGTCATTTTCCCAAATTAAAAAGCACAAAGTTTAGTTATATTATTAAAAATGCATCAACACACGCCTATGTTGATTCTAAATAGGATCACGACATCATACATTCATGTTCAAATGATTTCCCAACTAAAACTTCTATCTAACTCAAAAGTTGCAATTAATTACAAAATGAAATCCAAATTAATATTTAACATCTATTATTGACCAAATAATAAATATTGTCAATTAATCTAATTTTAGTAAGCAATTTTTACAttaaacacacatttaaacatcaaacaactaCCACACTGTATATCAATTAACTTAACATATTAAAATCATCACTAACCCAAAGTCAACTAAACCCATAAAAATGAATTACCCCATAACAGTTAATCGAACAAAAATAAGCATAATAAGTCCAACAAACATACTTTGCTTAACTTATAGGAATAATTCAAGTTAAGTCAAATAATAACAAAACCACAAGAAATAGTGAAATACTCCCTGAATAGAGGTCTTCGTGAATTGTATAGCCCTCAAAAGAAATTACCAGGCCAATAAAAAAGACCACAGGCCCATAATGAGATGTAGTTAGCCCAACACCCCTCTATCCCTTTGTGCGTATCCCGTATCAGCAACAGAAGTCGGAATCCCTCATCTTTCTTCCTCACGTTCTTAATCAGATTCTACACAAAAAAAATCGAGGTACCCTCTTCTTATCCCAGTCTTCTTTTCTCTGCTCAAAATGGGGCAAATCAACCCCCTTTTCTTTTTGATTCGAtcacaacctctctctctctctctctctctctctctctctctctctctctccttgcaATCGATCTCTAACCCTCCTTCACAATCGATAGCAGGTCTATATTTTTCAAACGATCCCAGGAAACGACGATGAAAATGAAGGTTGTATGGAGGCTCAAAGGTCGGTCGTCGTGCGTGGTGGTGTTGGGACGAAGCCAGTAAGTTGTGGATGATTGTGTGGTGTGTGGAAGCTGGAATCAGGAAAGGGTGAAAGAGGATGAATGGTGAGGTGTATGGTGATATAAGGTGGTTCGGTGGTGGCTGTTTGTGTGGGTGATTTGGCGGATAACGGAGGCTGTAACGGAGGGTGAAGTGGGGTTTAGGTGGAGGTCAAAAGGATTGAGGGTAAAGGAGGTTCAAGGGTGGAATAAGGTTGTCACGGTGGTGGCTGATGAATGGAGGAGGGTGGTACTTGGTGGTGTTGTGCAGGTAAATAGCAGGGGACGATAGTGGGGGGTTGGTGATTGTGTAAGCTGTGAAGGGAGTAATAAGGGTGGTGAAATGGAGTTGGGTCTCGTGGGTATGGAAGACGTTTAATGGTCGAGTTTTTGATGATGATGAATGGAGGAATAAGGTGAAGGAGATGGAGGAAAGAGGTGGTTTTTTTTTGAGTTACGGGTGGAGAAGGGCTAAGGCGAAGATGGTCGGTGATGAAAAGGTtccattgttttttttatttcgaGAAAAATCTTCAAACAGAGCAAATCAACGAATGACTTTTGTATTTTTGAAATCCATGAATCATGTAATTAGAAATCTCCAATTTTCTTTGTCATAGAGTTGTGTGTTGTATATAACTTTGGTCTTTGTAGTTGAGTTGTGTGTTAACCCGAACAAAAACCAAAATTCGTTACTGAATTCAGATgcaaaaaccaaaacaaaaaccAATATTAGTTACCTCAATGCAGATGCAAAATGCAACATTTTATATTATGCATCTCCAACCCACCCCAAATGTCATTTTTTCCTTCATTTTCTCCCCCATTCTTCTACAACCCTACCCTATTTCTCCCCCCATGTgaagatatgaatagtattaccTCGTAGATACTATTCATACTAACTCCTCCATTTTTCTATAACCCTACCCCATTTCTCCCCCCATAtgtggagatatgaatagtattaccTCATGTATGGGGTGATACTATTCATACTAACTCCCACGAACCCATTGAATAGACTGAGGGGAACCCGAAAAACTTGGGTTGCACTTGTGATGACAAGTGGTGATGTAAACCGTCAAATCATATCAAAATGTTTGTAAAAAACTATATTTAGATTTCGTGAGAACATTGAACTAAACATGATTCGTTTAAGAACATTGAACTTCATAAAAGGAAGTCCTACTCCCACCAAAGCAGGTCAATCTCAACCGAATGGAATAAAGAAACATCAACCGGAGATTTGAAATTCGTCATGAAATTTAATGTAAAATTGTCTTTTTATACTCAAAAACcatgaaaaagttttaaaatttggggtaaaaataggtttttttttaatttttttattttttttatttttatttttatatttataaatcatTTAGTGATCGTAAAATGAGCACGAAACATGATTCAAGAAATTACATAAATTGAAATAGATAAATGGAGataatatattatacatatatcaATACCTTCTTTATTCGTTGAATATTTCTTGAATGTGTCACAAGGGAAATTAGAGAAAGAAAGCAAAACAAAGACAATGAAATTACACTCCTAAAAAAGAGACATTGTATCGAACATATAAAGTGCATCCTAATGGTCGAATGACAATAAATTCTCAACAATAGATAGCAACCCATACAATTTATAAAAATTCGATTTTAGCTATTTCGAAAACGATTTTAGCTATTAAAGAAAAGTACATGATTAGAAACAAACATAAAGCCATTTTAGCAATTTCAGAAACAATTTCAATAATTCTAGCTATTTTCAGAAACAATTTCAACAAACCTGCTATACATAGAAGAGCCTGGTCTGGGAAGAAGCAAGGAATAGGAGCAACATGAGAAGGAAGGTGGTCGGTGGGACATTTGATGTGATGGAAAGGTGGTTGGCGGCGACTGTGGACATCTTCTAGACGATGATGACAACCGTTCTGGACGACGCCGGAAGGGAGAAGAGGAAGATGACCGGTGAAGGAGGGGACATTGAAAGGTGAGAAAGAAATATAGAGACGTCGCTATGTCGAGACAATGTGcatttctagaaaaaaaaattaaaagagcaAAATTACATATTTTTATAGGATACATTCTTGAAAGAATGTCATTTTAATTTTAggaatttaaaaaaatacatatattttttttacagaatatatatttttgtataattattatacaaacatTCTTGAACTAACATAGAGTAATAGAAGTGCAAATATGAAATTATAATAAGAATTGCAATAGTACCacaataacataataattataggtaacatatgatcatatatatatatatatatatatatatatatatatatatatatatatatatatatatatatatatatatatatatatatatatatggaaaagtgaatatacccttaagggtatataagcttaggtaccaaaacccatcatactacgtcgttttgtatcatatatatacattgtaattgtccaatattcttataattcaacttatAACTTGATTTAATTCCacgatttttataaatttcatatttattttcttcttacataattttcattttcaactataatatatatatatatatatatatatatatatatatatatatatatatatagcctagtaggtGTTCGGCAAAAAAAATGATGCAAGAGGACGATAATAGTGAAATTTGAAAATCttgaaaataaatcaagttaGAGATTTAAGGTTAAGAACATTACAATGAATATACCAAACCAAACGATCTATTTTGGtgggtttgggtacctaagcttatatacccatAAGAGTATATTcactttttccatatatatatatatatatatatatatatatatatatatatatatatatatatatatgatgtgtaCAGATATACCTAACACTGTTTTAAATTTGTAACCTAACAAAATTTATCCATTTATGCATTTATAGGCGGTGTACCTAATCAgtttataatataataaagtaAGTTGGGTATAAAACTCAGGGAATGGAATTTAGctaataaaataactactaaaaaataatctaaaaaaataactaaaatagggggttttatctgattttgtaAGTTCAGATTAACTTAAGTACTTCAATTAGTTAAACAATTAAGCAAACAACTAACTAAGACGATTGTTATCAAGAGAATAAATACACTTTCGTTTAGCTTTGAATCCCCCTTTTTCTTATGGTTTGTTTTAAGACACAAATTAATTCGGTTGGTTACTAATATTAAGGTTATTAGAAGTCTTGATTCGATCTCCTAATATTTTCACCAATTTATGAACAACTATACAATGGTCATACACAAGCGGAcactaaattgattatttaagatTATTGGGTTATGTAAGATATATCTAAGATTTATTAAATATAATCAAGAAAAATAACCAAACACAATTATGATCAAATTATGTTTTCTAACACAGTTAAAGTTATTATCTTTATTACCTAATCTAGGATTCGGTGAATCAATACTCTAACACTTTAAGgatcataaacaactaggtagACAAGTTAATGAAATTAAAATGTCCATTCAACTACACTTAACTTAAATTTAAGCAATAAAGACTAAAAATTTTAACATGCTAGGTATtgataaatcaaacacaagctaAACCAACTTCATAGATCCATATAAATAAGAAACTATCACacaatgtaacatccaaaaaatcatgataaaaaccaaactgtaagccaaagcttagtgagttcccccaaaataccccacacaacaaaACATACACAAATATTCATACTTGGTCGACAGTTATCGGAATGGATTATCCTCCGGTCCACAATCAGATTGGATTACACTCGGCCCACAATCATCAGACTGGATTGTCCCGACCCATAGTTATCAGACTGGATTGCCCCGGGTTTGTTGGCTTACAAAACAGATCCAtaaaacctcaacccaaccacactatgtcgacatatgcaactgATAACAATAACCAACAAGTACAGGGAATCATGcaaatctaccaatctaacagaacactacaacatagcaacatcctatacatAAGGATATATAACTCAACctggtgggctgacattggtgcctttgacccacgagtACATTAAGGAAAACTCAACTCAAAGTTTAAAAGATAGCTAAACTGATTATTGCTCCAAATATCACCTCTACAGGTCACCTAAACAACAAACAAGGGCCAAGCCTCAATCTACAACTCACATTACTCTATTTaacaaaagtcaaaattggtcaaagtcaacagtcattggtcaaaagtcaaaggtcaacattCATTTGGTCGCCACGTCGTGGCAGTAAAATGACGAATCAAACGGGTTCTTACCTAGTCGTCACGTTGTGGCGATATAAGGCCATTACGTGGGGACTGGTCTGGACATCTTAACCTATTAAGACATTTTCATACAACTCCAAGagctccaaaaatcatatttggcCCTTCCCATGGGCTTGatggataaaatttccaactttatccattaataaACCTTAATAAGGCAAGATCCCAAACCATAAATCCTTAGAGGTAGATAAAGGTATGCAAACACCCATTAAGCACCTAATCACTAGAGTTATTCTTGCAAACTTTCCAAAAGGATTTCCTACACCTAATGGGACATAAAAGTCATagttttatggacatgcatgtccaatgcatgtcccttccattttaggtcaaaaacATGGCAATAAGGAAATCAAATCTTGAGCATGGAACCAAAACTCCAAAGATCCTCATATCTGGAGCATATGACACTAGGATAACCACAAATATCCATAAACTTGCCAAATTTATAGGATCCAACCTTCCAAATTCTCACACCATGAAGATAAAGGGACAAAACGTCTAGATTTAGAGACAATTATCATAAAAGTCGGATCTTGAGGGCTTTCAAAAGTCCATAAATCATGCACCAGGTGGATGGGGTGAGTTGCATGCTGAAACAAAGCTCAAGGGCACCTTCTTTTTCTCCAGAATACCACCAAACACAACAAAAGCTCAGGAGTTAGCAATTGATGATAGTTTTTGCTTTAAGAGCTGATGGTGGGcaaccctagccatcacattCCTTAAATAAGGGCACAAACCCATGATTAGGGTTTATCATCAAAAGCGGCCACGTCGTGGTAAATAGATCGCCacatgtaacatacacgttctgaaattgtgtattgttattattaaaagtgaataaaattgagttttgagttctaacagatagtttttactagaaatgaag includes these proteins:
- the LOC111890766 gene encoding uncharacterized protein LOC111890766 isoform X2 — its product is MASDSKQSKYLTVYIHYNGLFARKPLVYLNAVVVSICDVDFGAMDFKDFNLFIAKLIEGSCDNVYYCTRNEPLAEGIRRIRNDADYFEFIETGYSDEAGLRMNVYIDHENEPVLDWADMEVMEDDEGHYSEEDLDDDIDSQLSDDVPYEHEADDYIPSLDKTIGDEFLHRVSGMCKDIDDEAETDEVETKNGDDKPVYPIHNENLKWDKMVPILGMRFSNPMELKICLTNYAVKNGYNLYFEKNDSQRLLVRCCKENKNPSCPFRLWASWMSSERSFQIKSLVDEHNCSRVFKLGSIVTYKWIGMHFKNQLVKNPKMSIRKMKAKVSTKFNLIVSVTQCRNARRYALDEIEGSLIEHYGKVWSYGEEIMRTNPGSTVKIDVNVMPDSTTYFSKMYVCFKGVKDGWIAACRRVIGVDGCFLKGICRGQLLAAMGRDANNHIFPIAWAVVEVENKETWKWFLDLLLDDIEMGIGHGLTLISDQHKGLIEAVKERVPAAEHRQCARHIYANFKKRFKGEQYRKLFWAAAASTTQPKFEAEMNSIKKIDPLAYEHLMERDPKSWCRAFFEVDRACDAYENGISESFNSIIDLARKRPLITMLEELRIYAMERMYKMLQEGQSWGNLKICPSIRFKISKLKKQQRFWGVIPSGIQQYEVRIGNDGYAVDLNNNTCGCRSWQVSGIPCVHAVAAISYLNRNAEDYVAPWFHTAMFLTCYNHTINPLNGSSMWPEAPYMKPLPPQKRRLPGRPTLKRKKDQSEMESKGKTRHTISKAGSVNRCTICRERGHNRSTCPTRPADVASTSRPKNKKPKKCKKEKGKVEPVQVDPVQADPVDPVQVPAPQVDPVQADPVDPVQVPAPQVDPVQADPVDPIQVPAPHVEPVQEDPVDPLQVPAPHVEPVQADPMDPVDVPAPPVDPVQVDDPHPDVDVPAQPVATRQRIRKYSERITKIGLRRKVLKKEGSTGHNPMVLE
- the LOC111890766 gene encoding uncharacterized protein LOC111890766 isoform X1, which translates into the protein MASDSKQSKYLTVYIHYNGLFARKPLVYLNAVVVSICDVDFGAMDFKDFNLFIAKLIEGSCDNVYYCTRNEPLAEGIRRIRNDADYFEFIETGYSDEAGLRMNVYIDHENEPVLDWADMEVMEDDEGHYSEEDLDDDIDSQLSDDVPYEHEADDYIPSLDKTIGDEFLHRVSGMCKDIDDEAETDEVETKNGDDKPVYPIHNENLKWDKMVPILGMRFSNPMELKICLTNYAVKNGYNLYFEKNDSQRLLVRCCKENKNPSCPFRLWASWMSSERSFQIKSLVDEHNCSRVFKLGSIVTYKWIGMHFKNQLVKNPKMSIRKMKAKVSTKFNLIVSVTQCRNARRYALDEIEGSLIEHYGKVWSYGEEIMRTNPGSTVKIDVNVMPDSTTYFSKMYVCFKGVKDGWIAACRRVIGVDGCFLKGICRGQLLAAMGRDANNHIFPIAWAVVEVENKETWKWFLDLLLDDIEMGIGHGLTLISDQHKGLIEAVKERVPAAEHRQCARHIYANFKKRFKGEQYRKLFWAAAASTTQPKFEAEMNSIKKIDPLAYEHLMERDPKSWCRAFFEVDRACDAYENGISESFNSIIDLARKRPLITMLEELRIYAMERMYKMLQEGQSWGNLKICPSIRFKISKLKKQQRFWGVIPSGIQQYEVRIGNDGYAVDLNNNTCGCRSWQVSGIPCVHAVAAISYLNRNAEDYVAPWFHTAMFLTCYNHTINPLNGSSMWPEAPYMKPLPPQKRRLPGRPTLKRKKDQSEMESKGKTRHTISKAGSVNRCTICRERGHNRSTCPTRPADVASTSRPKNKKPKKCKKEKAGKVEPVQVDPVQADPVDPVQVPAPQVDPVQADPVDPVQVPAPQVDPVQADPVDPIQVPAPHVEPVQEDPVDPLQVPAPHVEPVQADPMDPVDVPAPPVDPVQVDDPHPDVDVPAQPVATRQRIRKYSERITKIGLRRKVLKKEGSTGHNPMVLE